The following are from one region of the Aspergillus chevalieri M1 DNA, chromosome 1, nearly complete sequence genome:
- a CDS encoding uncharacterized protein (COG:S;~EggNog:ENOG410Q2M0), which yields MDFDDDEPIDKELCMSPMIGIANVKRTIIMGRIKLTFSNVGEKDPFFKKESEGPQHKPYNSTAPSSTGRPTPESIRQSASWKFKITNTLDPSKKPGAATLARWSKAPTRSWWPPQLLPSAAFFALEVEIGRAPLQKRTSCLYELRGCFAIVAFGTRYKLFYYVHYGPNPFPPLEPATNNSYCEQIAAKVTDPVSKNRLIQLIPGDEPMDLRNSEGWDMLAHWL from the exons ATGGATTTTGACGATGACGAGCCTATCGATAAGGAGCTGTGTATGAGTCCGATGATTGGGATTGCGAATGTTAAAAGAACCATCATCATGGGTCGCATTAAGCTGACCTTCTCGAACGTCGGTGAGAAGGATCCTTTCTTCAAGAAGGAATCTGAGGGCCCTCAACA CAAGCCATACAATTCTACAGCACCGAGTTCTACTGGACGACCGACCCCAGAGTCAATAAGGCAGAGCGCGTCTTGGAAATTCAAGATTACGAATACTCTGGATCCGTCGAAGAAGCCTGGGGCCGCTACCTTAGCGAGATGGTCCAAGGCTCCAACTCGTTCATGGTGGCCGCCGCAGCTGCTACCTTCCGCTGCCTTCTTCGCCCTGGAAGTTGAAATTGGACGGGCTCCTCTTCAAAAACGGACTTCGTGCCTTT ACGAGCTGCGCGGATGCTTTGCCATTGTGGCATTCGGAACCAGATACAAGCTGTTCTACTACGTCCACTACGGCCCCAACCCATTTCCGCCTCTCGAGCCCGCTACCAACAACTCGTACTGTGAGCAGATCGCTGCAAAGGTTACCGACCCGGTCTCGAAGAATCGTCTGATCCAGCTCATTCCCGGTGACGAGCCGATGGATCTGCGCAACAGCGAAGGATGGGACATGTTGGCGCACTGGCTCTGA
- a CDS encoding gluconokinase (COG:G;~EggNog:ENOG410PNMQ;~InterPro:IPR027417,IPR006001,IPR031322;~PFAM:PF13238,PF01202,PF13671;~go_function: GO:0016301 - kinase activity [Evidence IEA];~go_process: GO:0005975 - carbohydrate metabolic process [Evidence IEA]) — protein sequence MLSAGERPQPSTINASLDAPVKPVSLNHSAHTAAPWPDMDQVGNIQHIWVITGPAGCGKSTVGRDLQEELNCPFLEGDDFHSVSNKQKMAQGTPLTDEDRWDWLISLRKAAIDALSPSESNNFHPPSGVVVACSALKQKYRDVMRVAAYGTPLVQIHFIYLRLSESVLIQRVNQREAHYMKSGMVHSQLEVLEEPLGEWDALTVNVEGPKEEVQRNVWDLVTAKLAEYE from the exons ATGTTGTCTGCCGGTGAACGGCCTCAGCCGTCGACTATCAATGCCTCCCTAGACGCTCCTGTCAAACCCGTCTCCCTCAACCATTCCGCCCATACCGCCGCTCCCTGGCCAGACATGGACCAGGTCGGGAATATCCAGCACATCTGGGTCATCACGGGCCCCGCAGGATGTGGGAAAAGCACCGTGGGCCGCGACCTGCAAGAGGAATTAAATTGTCCTTTCCTCGAGGGTGACGAC TTCCACTCCGTCTCCAACAAACAGAAAATGGCCCAAGGCACCCCTCTCACCGACGAAGACCGCTGGGACTGGTTAATCTCGCTCCGCAAAGCTGCCATCGACGCCCTCTCTCCCTCTGAATCCAACAACTTCCACCCGCCCTCGGGCGTCGTCGTCGCCTGCTCCGCGCTCAAGCAGAAATACCGTGATGTCATGCGCGTTGCTGCGTACGGCACACCCCTCGTCCAGATTCACTTTATCTACCTGCGGTTATCGGAGAGTGTGCTTATCCAGCGGGTGAACCAGCGCGAGGCGCATTATATGAAGAGCGGGATGGTGCATTCGCAGCTTGAGGTGCTTGAAGAGCCGCTTGGGGAGTGGGATGCGTTGACGGTTAATGTTGAGGGGCCGAAGGAGGAGGTGCAGAGGAATGTGTGGGACTTGGTAACGGCTAAGTTGGCGGAGTATGAGTAG
- a CDS encoding putative endosomal peripheral membrane protein (Mon2) (BUSCO:EOG092604MJ;~COG:I;~EggNog:ENOG410PGDZ;~InterPro:IPR016024,IPR026829,IPR032817,IPR032629, IPR032691;~PFAM:PF12783,PF16213;~go_process: GO:0015031 - protein transport [Evidence IEA]) — translation MSSQFLQTELLHLIQESKRKNADLRNAAETSLNELKALPSTSEAQTTADLIRRPKFVDPFIITCHSRHAKLAGIGVVCLQRLVASRSLPPERLRDVLNGLRETTNLSLDIQLKVLQTLPSLLQHYSNELSGELLVSTLEICAMLQASKTLAVSSTAAATLQQLVTSAFERIAIDDKILDLSKPTEIVTVDDHPVTISHFAYDALRVLDDLCRLVDGEPLQFLRMKSLSPTFTLELIESILVNNGNLFVGHAELTQVLRARLMPLTVRYLSERHNFAQTVRVSRILLICLKRHMSLLTAECEMALGLLTHLLEPDGTAPWKRVICMELFRSLYAEPGLVRLMYSLYDGEEGRKNVLRDHMASLVRVASERPSLIGVGSQSTVPTRAEHSRSITEEQITLEAGGVAGVIGTSVPTDTNVPGVSSQWSVVRSPYMDMLDKTDAPLPPDTYIYSLILNCIAVFAEGLAKFILPLTVPEFKHKRKNRIATPDQEPSSPVALSSDFQRTHSWKITQNSKSKKSPVPVNLLELESHPQISAIKMCAGIIENCWPAVLATCSTFLYAALDDEFYHSLVRSFQKLAHVAGLLRLSVPRDAFLTTLGKAAMPPETGGAKTGTSTAPVFDSQNDYASEKRRKGADIGSPLPADSPSATSDSHSVLLSTRNLLCLRALLNLGIALGPILDQPAWSIILETLQDTDLLIGISSVSTIKSSAAVNSPGDAATSSGIDVPKANLGAEIIAVQTASNKMFESTNGYPTDSFQDILVALLSLSRFTEEASQEDPSGNVSGAPRSAQSLRCSGHMRKSTRRVSLTVGKSKAQDEQLKFVLEKADQIAKANLERLSSLDENDLRSWQSLTDSLISGASHGEVSQALRLKASEVLNNLVFQTMKQNDVDDDSLRNTRQLRNLETLKKQINSLYNSKLPGSYPAVVIEIHEQSLEILKNILEQYAETFADGWTLVFDLISSVFGEVMAEETSETGTANSGKASLLADSPRLIRAAYKSLQLVASDFLSLLPAPCRLDLVDSLSGFASQQQDFNISLTTTSSFWNVSDFLQGQIERFTIESHVDASVGEEDLAALAKDNDVSVSRNSLWLLLLLRIVDLATDSRTEIRNCAVHTLLRIFDAYGQQLSAKAWRLCLNRVLFQMVENVEAELTRVVRERSGANSLELKPWIDTTVVMIKGSAELITTFFDSIVQDEEFDRSWERLLNYFQTLIGLGLLEFSEAVFSSLSNILLRVESPTGFSKQALESTWSLWDSGHPASKEDLLDLDCPNQDSALAYLQSFEQVYRLHKDNLTRERIAGILGHMKLLAWNSVSPRYSPDIDRSSTLQSLIIASTKAICLDKKDSQPEILLCLADYADSALSKWTPGSDSRRPTFVAFSKSAVDLLRWYIADFGIKEDVFTDGSLATALKHLSNPITRKYEWQGKDREPRLWQKATTTSLDILQVAIPYVEKQYEKSIEGEISRFWECVVDILRGIVSAKGYRTKELSMTDMLADEFFDITAFNRLKSLIIPSLGAAVIKDNIRRDFAFALFHSSFIYAPKRFDLPDITTLMNDPLKGIYNVRPGRTFEPPPTTRFRMAYVLVDAMFELAAVPGDDDGHQEPHTLLARSISPYLILRSAVSLRAYIADQPLRGLMPQPTPARKVLLHLLRGMVELRSEPSAIPEPPVVRSVAASLVQPNDGYQLKKHLEWIYPLVVKALQVAGKEKDDGEVLRVLGELLQEVGHCGI, via the exons ATGTCCTCTCAATTCCTGCAGACAGAGCTCTTGCATCTCATTCAAGAGTCAAAACGAAAGAACGCTGACCTGCGAAAT GCTGCTGAGACGTCTCTCAATGAATTGAAGGCATTGCCTTCTACTTCGGAGGCTCAGACAACAGCTG ACCTGATACGGAGGCCGAAATTCGTCGACCCGTTTATCATAACTTGCCATAGTCGCCATGCCAAGCTTGCTGGTATTGGAGTCGTGTGCCTACAGAGACTGGTGGCTTCACGCTCATTACCACCTGAACGGCTGAGGGATGTTCTGAATGGGTTAAGGGAAACTACTAATTTGA GTCTGGACATCCAACTCAAAGTACTGCAAACATTGCCTTCTTTGTTACAGCACTATTCCAATGAGCTTAGTGGAGAGCTGCTTGTGAGCACATTGGAAATATGTGCGATGTTGCAAGCAAGCAAAACTCTTGCTGTGTCCAGCACTGCAGCAGCTACACTACAGCAACTCGTGACGTCGGCATTTGAGAGGATTGCCATTGATGACA AAATACTTGACTTGTCCAAACCAACTGAAATCGTTACTGTCGACGACCATCCAGTAACCATTAGCCACTTTGCTTATGATGCATTACGG GTTTTGGATGATCTCTGCCGTCTCGTAGATGGCGAACCACTGCAGTTCCTGCGCATGAAATCACTCTCCCCAACATTCACTTTGGAACTCATTGAAAGTATCCTGGTCAATAACGGCAATCTGTTTGTCGGACATGCAGAGCTTACGCAGGTGCTTCGAGCTCGGCTTATGCCACTGACCGTCAGATACTTGTCTGAAAGGCACAACTTTGCTCAAACAGTCCGGGTTTCCCGGATACTACTTATATGCTTGAAACGCCATATGTCGCTTCTTACAGCGGAGTGTGAGATGGCACTTGGTCTGTTGACGCACTTACTCGAACCGGATGGAACAGCGCCCTGGAAGCGTGTGATTTGCATGGAACTTTTCCGATCCTTGTACGCTGAACCAGGTTTAGTTCGACTGATGTATTCATTATacgatggagaagaagggagAAAGAACGTTCTTAGAGACCATATGGCTTCACTTGTTCGCGTGGCCTCCGAGAGACCATCTTTAATTGGAGTCGGCAGCCAATCTACCGTACCTACGCGCGCAGAACATTCGAGGTCCATCACCGAGGAACAAATCACTTTAGAAGCTGGTGGGGTGGCTGGTGTCATTGGCACCTCCGTTCCAACTGATACAAATGTACCAGGCGTCAGCAGCCAATGGAGTGTGGTTCGCTCACCTTACATGGACATGCTCGATAAGACTGATGCGCCTCTTCCCCCAGATACCTATATTTACAGTCTTATACTCAACTGCATCGCTGTATTTGCCGAAGGTCTCGCAAAGTTCATACTGCCTTTGACTGTTCCTGAGTTTAAACATAAACGGAAAAATCGGATCGCAACCCCTGATCAAGAACCGAGCTCACCTGTTGCGTTATCTTCAGATTTTCAAAGGACACATTCCTGGAAAATCACCCAGAATTCAAAGTCGAAAAAGTCGCCTGTACCAGTCAACCTTTTGGAATTGGAATCCCATCCGCAAATTTCAGCAATCAAAATGTGTGCCGGAATTATCGAGAACTGTTGGCCTGCTGTTCTTGCCACATGTTCGACGTTCTTGTATGCAGCTCTGGATGATGAATTCTACCATAGCCTAGTGCGGTCATTCCAGAAGCTGGCCCATGTTGCGGGCCTTCTGAGACTTTCTGTTCCTCGTGACGCTTTCTTGACAACTTTGGGCAAGGCTGCTATGCCGCCTGAGACCGGTGGTGCTAAAACAGGGACCTCCACAGCACCTGTTTTTGATTCCCAGAATGACTATGCGTCTGAGAAAAGGCGTAAGGGCGCAGATATCGGCTCCCCATTACCTGCCGATTCGCCAAGTGCCACTTCAGACAGCCATTCTGTGCTATTAAGCACGAGAAACCTTCTATGTCTGCGTGCTTTGCTGAATCTGGGTATTGCTTTAGGGCCAATTCTGGACCAGCCAGCCTGGTCTATTATCCTTGAGACCCTCCAGGATACAGATTTGTTGATTGGGATATCGTCTGTTTCTACAATAAAGTCAAGCGCCGCAGTTAATAGCCCTGGGGATGCGGCAACCAGCTCCGGCATCGACGTGCCCAAAGCGAACCTTGGCGCAGAGATCATTGCGGTGCAGACAGCATCTAATAAGATGTTTGAAAGCACTAATGGTTATCCCACTGACTCTTTTCAAGACATTTTAGTTGCCCTTTTGAGTCTTTCACGGTTTACTGAGGAAGCGTCGCAAGAAGATCCATCGGGGAATGTATCAGGCGCTCCTCGCTCTGCGCAGTCTCTTCGATGCTCAGGGCATATGCGCAAGAGTACCCGTCGCGTATCGCTCACAGTTGGCAAATCCAAGGCGCAGGATGAACAGCTGAAATTTGTCTTGGAGAAAGCAGACCAGATAGCTAAAGCGAATCTGGAGCGGCTGTCATCTCTGGATGAGAACGATCTTCGTTCCTGGCAGAGCCTTACGGATAGTCTCATATCAGGTGCATCGCATGGCGAAGTCAGCCAAGCTCTTCGGTTAAAAGCCAGCGAAGTACTCAATAACCTCGTCTTTCAGACAATGAAACAGAATGATGTTGACGACGACTCTTTGCGAAACACACGGCAGCTGAGAAACCTAGAAACCTTGAAAAAGCAAATAAATTCCCTCTATAATTCGAAGCTGCCAGGTTCCTATCCTGCTGTCGTTATTGAGATCCACGAGCAAAGCCTGGAAATTCTGAAAAACATCTTGGAACAGTATGCAGAAACTTTTGCCGATGGTTGGACCCTTGTCTTCGATCTCATTTCCAGCGTTTTTGGGGAGGTAATGGCCGAGGAGACATCAGAGACAGGCACGGCAAATTCAGGCAAAGCATCGTTGTTAGCTGATTCACCTCGCCTTATCCGCGCAGCTTACAAATCTCTTCAGCTGGTAGCCTCTGATTTCTTATCTCTGCTTCCAGCGCCTTGCCGTTTGGATCTTGTGGATTCTCTTTCAGGATTTGCCTCACAGCAACAAGATTTCAACATCTCGCTGACAACGACCTCGTCTTTCTGGAATGTTTCGGACTTTCTCCAGGGTCAAATAGAACGATTCACCATTGAATCTCATGTTGATGCAtcagttggagaagaagacctTGCAGCGCTAGCCAAGGACAATGATGTCTCTGTATCCCGTAATTCTCTTTGGTTATTACTCTTACTGAGAATCGTTGACCTTGCAACCGATAGCCGAACCGAAATCAGAAACTGCGCAGTACACACACTGCTAAGGATCTTCGATGCCTATGGCCAACAATTATCGGCCAAGGCGTGGCGGTTGTGCCTCAACAGAGTTCTCTTTCAAATGGTTGAGAACGTCGAGGCTGAACTTACGAGAGTCGTGAGAGAACGGAGCGGGGCAAATTCACTCGAGCTCAAGCCTTGGATAGACACGACAGTCGTGATGATCAAAGGATCTGCTGAACTGATCACAACTTTCTTCGATTCGATTGTTCAGGACGAAGAGTTCGACCGTTCCTGGGAACGCCTTCTAAACTATTTCCAGACATTGATTGGCCTGGGTCTTTtagaattcagtgaagccgTATTCTCCAGCTTGTCAAATATCCTCCTTAGGGTAGAAAGCCCAACTGGCTTCAGCAAACAAGCGCTGGAGTCTACATGGTCACTTTGGGATAGTGGCCATCCCGCCAGTAAAGAGGACTTGCTGGATCTCGATTGCCCCAACCAGGACTCTGCCTTGGCGTATCTACAGTCCTTCGAACAAGTATACCGTCTTCATAAAGACAATCTGACTCGAGAACGCATAGCGGGCATCCTTGGACATATGAAACTGCTTGCATGGAATTCTGTCTCTCCCCGATATTCCCCCGATATAGACCGCTCTTCGACCTTGCAGTCATTGATAATTGCTTCCACCAAGGCCATTTGTCTCGATAAAAAGGATTCTCAGCCTGAAATTCTGCTTTGTCTTGCGGATTACGCCGACTCTGCTTTATCGAAATGGACACCTGGAAGCGACTCGAGAAGACCGACGTTTGTCGCATTCTCAAAAAGTGCAGTCGACCTCCTTCGCTGGTATATTGCTGATTTTGGGATTAAGGAGGATGTATTTACGGATGGATCACTGGCTACTGCATTGAAACATCTCTCCAATCCCATTACCCGGAAATACGAGTGGCAAGGCAAGGATCGAGAGCCAAGATTGTGGCAGAAGGCGACCACAACATCTCTGGACATACTCCAGGTTGCAATTCCCTATGTGGAAAAACAATACGAGAAATCAATTGAAGGAGAAATCTCTCGGTTCTGGGAATGCGTGGTGGATATTTTGCGCGGCATAGTCTCTGCCAAGGGGTATCGCACTAAAGAACTCTCCATGACAGACATGCTCGCGGATGAATTTTTTGATATTACCGCCTTCAACAGACTGAAGAGCTTGATCATTCCGTCTCTTGGAGCGGCAGTGATCAAAGACAATATTCGGCGGGATTTTGCATTTGCATTGTTCCACTCTTCCTTCATATACGCCCCGAAGCGATTTGATCTCCCCGATATCACAACCTTGATGAACGATCCTCTCAAGGGGATATACAATGTCCGCCCGGGAAGGACCTTTGAACCTCCCCCAACTACGCGGTTCAGAATGGCATACGTTCTGGTCGACGCAATGTTCGAGCTCGCAGCCGTCCcaggagatgatgatggccACCAAGAGCCACACACCCTCCTCGCTCGATCCATCTCACCATACCTTATCCTCCGAAGCGCCGTGTCCCTGCGCGCGTATATCGCAGACCAACCTCTTCGCGGTCTCATGCCACAGCCAACACCCGCGCGCAAGGTTTTGCTGCACTTACTTCGAGGCATGGTCGAGCTACGAAGCGAGCCCAGCGCCATTCCAGAACCTCCTGTTGTTAGGAGTGTAGCAGCGTCCCTGGTGCAACCAAATGACGGCTATCAGCTAAAGAAGCATCTCGAGTGGATATACCCGCTCGTCGTGAAAGCATTGCAAGTAGCagggaaggaaaaggatgatGGTGAGGTTCTTCGGGTACTGGGTGAGTTGTTGCAGGAAGTTGGTCATTGCGGTATATAG
- a CDS encoding putative 2-oxo acid dehydrogenases acyltransferase (COG:C;~EggNog:ENOG410PHM6;~InterPro:IPR036625,IPR000089,IPR001078,IPR004167, IPR023213,IPR011053;~PFAM:PF00364,PF00198,PF02817;~go_function: GO:0016746 - transferase activity, transferring acyl groups [Evidence IEA]), with the protein MNALRGSRGITWAARTYRSQRFLPTLSPTLLTIPRRTFHSSSSLWSIKSQVLKDVGEGITEVQIIQWYVEEGAHIEEWNPLCQYQSDKAVDDITARYEGVVKKLHFQADDTVPTGRALCDIEVDDAKYPDGDAQPAPSPEPVQISPIPTETQHTQPTQPSQLTSSEPASEAPKSRYATLATPAVRGLLKTHNVNILDISGTGKDGRVLKEDVNKFIAMRDSAATAQPAAVSTPETEKVVNLSPFQSQMFKTMSRSLSIPHFLYADELNINDISTLRKKLASDSKDPQKITFLSFIIKAVSLALDQYPLLNAKVDTSNPDKPQLIMRPKHNIGVAVDTPNGLIVPNIKDVANRSILNIATELSRLSALGKEGKLTPADLSGGTITVSNIGNIGGTYVMPVIVPNEVAILGVGKSRTTPIFDDAGQVTKGELVNFSWSADHRVVDGATMARMATKVRQFIESPELMLLNLR; encoded by the exons ATGAACGCTTTGCGGGGTAGCAGAGGTATCACCTGGGCTGCCAGGACTTACAGGTCCCAGCGATTCCTGCCAACATTGTCTCCAACATTGTTGACCATCCCTCGGCGCACATTCCattcgtcttcgtctttgTGGTCAATTAAATCTCAGGTTTTGAAGGATGTTGGTGAAG GGATAACGGAGGTTCAGATCATTCAATG GTATGTCGAAGAAGGAGCGCATATCGAGGAATGGAATCCCCTTTGCCAATACCAGTCCGACAAGGCTGTCGATGAT ATTACCGCAAGATACGAAGGGGTTGTCAAAAAGCTTCACTTTCAGGCCGATGATACTGTTCCAACAGGCAGG GCTCTCTGTGACATAGAAGTCGACGATGCGAAATATCCAGACGGGGATGCCCAGCCGGCACCAAGCCCGGAGCCAGTTCAAATCAGTCCTATCCCGACAGAGACGCAACACACGCAGCCTACACAACCATCCCAACTTACTTCTTCAGAACCTGCCTCGGAGGCACCAAAATCACGTTACGCAACTTTGGCTACACCGGCAGTCCGAGGATTACTCAAAACCCACAATGTCAATATCTTGGACATTAGCGGTACCGGCAAGGACGGGCGGGTGCTCAAGGAGGATGTCAATAAATTCATTGCCATGCGGGATTCAGCAGCTACGGCGCAGCCGGCTGCTGTTAGTACACCAGAGACTGAAAAGGTGGTCAATTTGAGTCCGTTCCAGTCTCAAATGTTCAAGACAATGAGCCGATCACTCAGCATTCCACATTTCCTTTATGCCGATGAGCTCAATATCAACGATATCAGTACGCTGAGGAAAAAGCTGGCCAGTGATTCTAAAGACCCTCAAAAGATCACGTTCCTTTCGTTCATCATTAAGGCCGTCTCTCTTGCCCTGGATCAGTACCCCCTCCTGAACGCAAAAGTCGACACGAGCAACCCGGATAAGCCGCAACTCATCATGCGTCCCAAACACAACATTGGAGTCGCAGTAGATACTCCAAATGGCTTGATTGTTCCAAACATCAAAGACGTCGCGAACCGGTCGATCCTCAACATCGCAACGGAGCTGTCGCGTCTGAGTGCGCTTGGAAAGGAGGGTAAGCTCACACCAGCGGACCTTAGCGGGGGCACAATCACCGTTTCCAACATCGGTAACATCGGGGGTACTTATGTGATGCCCGTTATTGTGCCTAACGAAGTTGCGATTCTGGGAGTTGGGAAATCCAGAACGACGCCCATCTTTGATGATGCGGGTCAGGTCACCAAGGGCGAGCTGGTGAATTTCAGCTGGAGTGCTGACCACCGAGTTGTTGACGGGGCTACCATGGCTAGAATGGCGACCAAGGTCCGACAATTCATCGAGTCTCCAGAGTTGATGCTTTTGAACCTAAGGTAG
- the MMS2 gene encoding E2 ubiquitin-conjugating protein MMS2 (BUSCO:EOG09264UD3;~COG:O;~EggNog:ENOG410PMX7;~InterPro:IPR016135,IPR000608;~PFAM:PF00179), which translates to MSAKVPRNFRLLEELEKGEKGLGAEACSYGLADGEDMMMSNWNGTILGPPHSVHENRIYSVNIHCGADYPDNPPSIQFISRVNIPCVDQRSGKVDPTKLPCLAQWKRDFTMETVLLELRRYMALPQHRKLPQPAEGSNF; encoded by the exons ATGTCGGCGAAAGTTCCCAGGAATTTTAGACTCCTCGAAGAGTTGGAGAAGGGTGAGAAGGGTCTGGGAGCAG AGGCATGTTCCTATGGTCTCGCGGATGGAGAAGATATGATGATGAGCAACTGgaatggaacaatccttggACCTCCTCAC AGCGTCCATGAGAACCGGATATACAGTGTCAACATCCACTGCGGCGCCGATTACCCTGACAACCCTCCTTCGATTCAATTCATCTCCCGTGTCAACATTCCATGCGTTGACCAACGAAGTGGAAAG GTTGATCCTACCAAGTTGCCCTGCCTTGCTCAATGGAAGCGTGACTTCACCATGGAAACTGTACTGCTCGAACTCAGAAG ATACATGGCTCTGCCGCAGCACAGAAAACTGCCTCAGCCGGCTGAAGGCTCCAATTTCTAA
- the VPS26 gene encoding vacuolar protein sorting-associated protein 26 (BUSCO:EOG092632FC;~COG:U;~EggNog:ENOG410PHXC;~InterPro:IPR028934,IPR014752;~PFAM:PF03643;~go_process: GO:0006886 - intracellular protein transport [Evidence IEA]), producing MTSLFFSTPVDIDVVLEDSDERQTVDVKLDKGRRERAPLYMDGESVKGAVTVRPKDGKRLEHTGIKVQFIGTIEMFYDRGNHYEFLSLVQELAAPGELQHPQTFPFNFKNVEKQYESYNGINVKLRYFVRVTVSRRMADVVREKDLWVYSYRMPPENNSPIKMDVGIEDCLHIEFEYSKSKYHLKDVIVGRIYFLLVRLKIKHMELSIIRRETTGSPPNQYNESETLVRFEIMDGSPSRGETIPIRLFLGGFDLTPTFRDVNKKYSTRYYLSLVLIDEDARRYFKQSEITLYRQAPEIAATPQIAQQQQIQQQQIQQQQQPLPPGSATAGPGRGEAHQQQQQQQQRTAPPPAA from the exons ATGActtccctcttcttctccaccCCCGTCGATATCGACGTCGTTCTCGAAGATAGCGATGAGCGCCAGACGGTCGATGTCAAACTCGACAAGGGCCGTCGGGAAAGGGCCCCGCTGTATATGGATGGAGAGTCTGTCAAGGGTGCTGTTACTGTTAGACCCAAGGATGGGAAACGTTTAGAGCATACGGGGATCAAGGTGCAGTTCATCGGAACGATTG AGATGTTCTACGACCGCGGAAACCACTATGAATTCCTCTCCCTCGTCCAAGAACTCGCAGCTCCCGGCGAACTTCAGCACCCCCAGACCTTCCCCTTCAACTTCAAGAACGTCGAGAAGCAATACGAGTCCTACAATGGCATCAACGTGAAGCTCCGGTATTTCGTGCGCGTCACTGTTTCCCGCCGGATGGCCGATGTCGTGCGCGAGAAGGATCTCTGGGTCTATTCCTACCGCATGCCGCCAGAGAACAACAGCCCGATCAAGATGGATGTTGGTATCGAGGATTGTCTGCACATTGAGTTTGAGTACTCAAAGTCGAAATACCACCTCAAGGATGTCATTGTCGGGCGTATCTATTTCTTGCTTGTGCGGTTGAAGATCAAGCATATGGAGCTGTCTATCATTCGGAGAGAGACAACCGGATCTCCGCCCAATCAATATAATGAGAGTGAGACGCTGGTTCGCTTTGAG ATTATGGATGGTTCGCCTTCACGGG GAGAAACCATTCCTATCCGTCTGTTCCTTGGCGGTTTTGATTTGACACCTACCTTCCGTGACGTCAACAAGAAGTACTCGACACGTTATTACCTCAGTCTGGTTCTCATTGATGAAG ATGCTCGTCGGTACTTCAAGCAATCCGAAATTACTCTCTACCGTCAGGCTCCCGAGATTGCTGCTACCCCTCAGATCgcccagcagcaacaaattcagcagcagcagatccagcagcaacagcagcctcTGCCGCCCGGTTCGGCCACTGCTGGACCCGGAAGGGGCGAAGCTcatcagcaacagcagcagcagcagcagcgaacTGCCCCTCCTCCGGCAGCTTAG